CCTGAACGTTTTTCTGGGACACCGTCGTCCAGATTTCGTGCAGGTCCTTGAGCACCTTGTGATCGTCTTCGCCCACCGGATCCGGCGGCCGGCCGGAAACCATCTCGTTGACCCCGAGCACATCGAAGATCAGCACCGAGTGGTGCGCGACCATAGCCCTCCCCGATTCGGTGACGATGTCGGGGTGTGGCACGTTCTCCTTGTCGCAGGCCTCCTGTACGGCCGCGACCACGTCGTTGGCGTACTCCTGTACGGAGTAGTTCATCGAGGAATGGAAGTTCGTCTGCGAGCCGTCGTAATCGACACCGAGGCCGCCACCGACATCGATGAACTTCGGCGCCGCCCCCATGAGGTGTAAGCCGACGAAGATCCGGCCGGCTTCGTTCAAGGCATCCTTGTGCGCGCGGATCGCGGTGATTTGCGAACCGATGTGAAAGTGCAGCAATTCAAGGCAATCGAGCATGCCCTCGGCAGCAAGACGGTCGACCGCTTCGACGATTTCCACGGCGGTAAGTCCGAACTTGGAACGGTCGCCCGTCGACTCGACCCACTTCCCCGCGCCGCGAGTGGTCAAGCGGGCGCGTACCCCGATGTGCGGGCGGATGCCCAACTCCCGCGACGTCCGCACGATCAAGTCTACTTCCCGGAAACGGTCGACGACGATGATCGGGTGTCGCCCGAGTCGCTGCGCGAGCAGGGCGGTCTCGATGTACGCTCTATCCTTGTACCCGTTGCAGACGATGAGGGCACCGGGCGTGTCGAGGATGGCGAGCGCGATCAGCAACTCCGGCTTGCTACCGGCCTCGAGGCCGATGCGCTCCTCGGCGCCGAACTCGACGATTTCCTCGACAACATGCCGCTGCTGATTCACCTTGATCGGATAGACCCCGCGATACGCTCCCTTGTAGCCGTACTCGCCGATCGCTCTCTTGAACGCGCCGCAAATGCCTTTCACGCGGCCGGCCAAAATGTCGGAGAAGCGCACGAGGAGCGGTGTCCGCAAGCCTCGCTGGCGCAGGTCCATCACGAGATCCAGCAGGTCGATCCGCGCCCCGTTCTCGCTGTGCGGCCGCACCTCGACGTGGCCGTTGTCGGCCACACCGAAGAAACCGGCTCCCCATGCCGCGACGTTGTACAGTTCGAGGCTGTCGCGAACGGTCCACCCTCGCATGCCCGTGCTTGCTCCGTTCTTCCAGGCGTTCGAAATCCGCGCCATCTTAGCGGCGTCTCACCCGACCGCAACTACCCTTGCAAGGCGGATCGCAGATTCCCGCGTGGCCCTCTCTCGTCGGGAATCGCCTTGACTCGCGGCGACCGAACTTTACCTCTTGCCGCATGATTGCATCTACGCCCCGCATCGCACTGGCTCTCCTTTTCCTTTCGGTTCCTTGCCCGCGCATGGCCCTGGCCGACGGCGATACGAGGCGCACGCCCGTCGTGCGCGCCGTCGAGCAGGTCGCCCCATCGGTTGTCAACATCTCCACCGAGGCCATGCTGCCGCAGGCGGCCGGCCCGTTTCCGGGCTTTCGTGACCCGATGCTCGACCAGTTCTTCCGGGATTTCTTCGAACCGCGCGCGCCCAGACTTCGCCAGGCCAGCCTGGGCTCGGGCCTGGTCATCCGCGCAGATGGCTTCATCCTCACCAACCAGCACGTCGTGCAACGGGCCACCCGCATCAAAATAACCTTTGCAGACGACACCGAGCTCGACGCCACGCTCGTGGGTGCGGACGCCGACTCCGACCTCGCTCTCCTCAAAGTCAGCGCCGACCCTGCGCTACCCGCGGCGGTTCTCGGCGATTCTTCCGACCTGATGATCGGAGAGACGGTCATTGCCATCGGGAATCCGTTCGGCCTCTCTCACACCGTGACCACCGGCGTCATCAGTGCTCTGGGCCGCTCGATTCGCAGCGACGACCAGGTGTACGTGGATTTCATCCAGACCGATGCCTCGATCAATCCGGGGAACTCCGGTGGCCCGTTGCTGAACCTCAACGGGCAAGTCGTGGGGATCAACACGGCAATCTACCAGAAAGCCCAGGGCATCGGCTTCGCCGTTCCGATCAATCGCGCCCGTCGCATTGCCGACGATCTAATCGCGTTCGGCGAGGTGCACGCTCCATGGGTGGGCGCCGTCGTTCGCGACATCGGCCAAGAGCTTGCACGCGATCTGTCCCTCGACCGCGGTCGCGGCGTTCTCGTCCGTGCCGTCGAGGCTCAGAGTCCGGCCGCCGAGGCCGGCCTCAAGCCCGGGGACGTAATACTTGCCGTCGACGGCCAGCCGGTCCGGTCGGCCGACGAATACGAACAACGGATCCGCGACCGAGGCGAGCGAAGTTCTCTGTACCTCACCGCCCGCCGCAGCGGGACAACCACATCGATAAACGTCAACACGCGCCCCTTCCCCCTGGACCGTGCCGACGAGCTGGCCTGGCGCCTCATTGGTGTTCGTCTGAGCGATGCCGATGCGGGGGTTGCCGTAACCCGCGTCCGTCCAGCGAGTCCCGCAGCCCGGATCGGCATCCAGCCAGGCGATCGTCTCGTCGCTCTCGGCGGCACCCCAACCCGATCTCTGGAGGAATTCCGCAAGCGCATGGCCGCGCTCCGCCTCGCGCAGGGGGCCCTTCTCTCGGTGCGCCGGGGGCGGGCAGTGTACCGCGTTGCGACACCCTTCGCTCAGGACTTCTGAGATCTCCGAGCCCGCCCCCTGCCGCAAAAAACAAAGGGCCGGGTCTGACGACCCGGCCCTTCCTACTCTCGCACCTCGGCAGCTACGTAGCTCACTGGTTGATCGGTGACAGATAGATGAAATCTGGCGCCGACCGCTTACCACGCTGCACGGGAACGTATGCCGCCGACTTAATGTCGCCGCTTGCCAGGTCTTCGTGGAACTCCTCC
This genomic window from Candidatus Binatia bacterium contains:
- the speA gene encoding biosynthetic arginine decarboxylase: MRGWTVRDSLELYNVAAWGAGFFGVADNGHVEVRPHSENGARIDLLDLVMDLRQRGLRTPLLVRFSDILAGRVKGICGAFKRAIGEYGYKGAYRGVYPIKVNQQRHVVEEIVEFGAEERIGLEAGSKPELLIALAILDTPGALIVCNGYKDRAYIETALLAQRLGRHPIIVVDRFREVDLIVRTSRELGIRPHIGVRARLTTRGAGKWVESTGDRSKFGLTAVEIVEAVDRLAAEGMLDCLELLHFHIGSQITAIRAHKDALNEAGRIFVGLHLMGAAPKFIDVGGGLGVDYDGSQTNFHSSMNYSVQEYANDVVAAVQEACDKENVPHPDIVTESGRAMVAHHSVLIFDVLGVNEMVSGRPPDPVGEDDHKVLKDLHEIWTTVSQKNVQEAYHDALQIKEQASTLFSLGYLDLRARARVERLFWDCCEKILRIVRELPYVPDDLEPLEKGLADTYYGNFSVFQSAPDHWAVKQLFPVMPIHRLNERPTRRGVFADLTCDSDGKIDRFIDQRDVKDVLELHPFNGEPYLIGVFLVGAYQEILGDLHNLFGDTDAVHVRLGRDGRYEVEHVVEGDAVTDVLRYVQYDKGTLIEKVRRTIEVAMRAGQISLEDSARLRRHYEQGLHEYTYLDRDA
- a CDS encoding trypsin-like peptidase domain-containing protein, with the protein product MALADGDTRRTPVVRAVEQVAPSVVNISTEAMLPQAAGPFPGFRDPMLDQFFRDFFEPRAPRLRQASLGSGLVIRADGFILTNQHVVQRATRIKITFADDTELDATLVGADADSDLALLKVSADPALPAAVLGDSSDLMIGETVIAIGNPFGLSHTVTTGVISALGRSIRSDDQVYVDFIQTDASINPGNSGGPLLNLNGQVVGINTAIYQKAQGIGFAVPINRARRIADDLIAFGEVHAPWVGAVVRDIGQELARDLSLDRGRGVLVRAVEAQSPAAEAGLKPGDVILAVDGQPVRSADEYEQRIRDRGERSSLYLTARRSGTTTSINVNTRPFPLDRADELAWRLIGVRLSDADAGVAVTRVRPASPAARIGIQPGDRLVALGGTPTRSLEEFRKRMAALRLAQGALLSVRRGRAVYRVATPFAQDF